The following coding sequences are from one Anaerolineales bacterium window:
- a CDS encoding peptide transporter: MSDHQILYLSLADVTKVNLDMATVINLLEMAFREKGAGKVEMPPKPGIHTMPDAFIHAMPAFIPSLKSAGIKWVSGYPENQKRSLPYITGLLILNNVETGIPYAVMDCAWITAYRTGAASALAAKYLARPESKTAGILACGVQGRTNLEALNVLFHIEKVYAYDIHPEVQGHYVDEMSHKLGLEIVGVNDPKQAVINSDLVVTSGPILKHPTPTIQKDWLQAGAFGSAVDFDSYWTGGALSQMDRISTDDHAQFQYYKSAGYFQETPAPYADLGEIVAGLKPGRQSAQERTLAINLGLAMDDMAVAPEIYRRAKDMGIGTWLTL; this comes from the coding sequence ATGAGTGATCATCAAATATTATATTTATCCCTGGCGGATGTCACCAAAGTCAACCTCGACATGGCCACCGTAATCAACCTGCTCGAAATGGCATTTCGTGAGAAAGGTGCCGGAAAGGTTGAGATGCCCCCCAAACCGGGCATCCACACCATGCCGGATGCTTTCATTCATGCCATGCCAGCCTTCATCCCGTCCTTGAAATCAGCCGGCATAAAATGGGTCAGCGGATATCCCGAAAACCAAAAACGCAGCCTGCCATATATCACCGGCCTGCTCATCTTGAACAATGTCGAAACGGGCATCCCCTACGCCGTGATGGATTGTGCTTGGATCACCGCCTACCGCACGGGTGCCGCTTCTGCCCTGGCAGCCAAGTACCTCGCCCGGCCTGAGAGCAAGACCGCTGGTATCCTGGCCTGCGGGGTACAGGGGCGAACCAACCTGGAAGCTCTTAACGTCCTGTTCCATATCGAGAAAGTGTACGCGTATGACATCCATCCTGAAGTGCAAGGGCACTATGTGGATGAGATGTCACACAAGTTAGGTCTGGAGATTGTCGGTGTGAACGACCCGAAACAAGCGGTAATTAATAGCGATTTGGTGGTGACTTCGGGACCGATCCTCAAGCACCCCACACCTACTATTCAAAAAGATTGGCTACAAGCAGGCGCATTCGGCAGCGCGGTCGATTTTGACAGTTATTGGACTGGGGGAGCCCTGTCGCAGATGGACCGCATCAGCACGGATGACCATGCTCAGTTCCAATACTATAAAAGCGCTGGCTATTTCCAGGAAACACCAGCGCCGTATGCCGACCTGGGTGAGATCGTCGCCGGACTGAAACCTGGCCGGCAAAGCGCACAGGAGCGAACTCTGGCGATCAATCTTGGCCTGGCGATGGATGACATGGCAGTAGCCCCCGAGATTTATCGCCGCGCGAAGGATATGGGCATCGGCACCTGGCTTACCTTGTAG
- a CDS encoding alpha-glucosidase/alpha-galactosidase, with the protein MTKIAFIGAGSLGFTRGLVRDILTFPLLQDATLALMDIDAERLDFAQKSVQRIIDLGQYPAKVTATLDRIEALRDADIVLVTILSGSTEVWRYDIEIPKQYGVDINVGDTRGPSGIFRALRTIPVMLDIVSDMEHYCPDATLLNYTNPMAMLCRSLQRRSSIRLTGLCHSVQGTAMMLADWIGARYNEITYTCAGLNHMAWYLKYEWNGVDAYPLIRKAVTERPEIYNQEIVRNEMFLHLDYYVTESSGHNSEYNAWFRKRPDLIDKYCTHGTGWNPGEYAYILKEYQAAENTWKDEARKWFASDTPIHLERGAEYAAYIINALMGGDPFTFNGNVPNTGLVTNLPEGACVEVPVWVSRKGFEPVYVGALSPQCAPLTNLTAQIEEMAVEAALTGDPRIVFQAIAYDPLTSAVLSLADIKTMVNQMFEKNRDYLGYFKSLSV; encoded by the coding sequence ATGACCAAAATTGCTTTCATCGGTGCCGGCAGCCTCGGGTTCACACGTGGATTGGTGCGGGATATCCTCACCTTCCCCTTGCTTCAGGATGCCACGCTAGCCCTGATGGACATCGATGCTGAACGCCTGGATTTTGCTCAGAAATCCGTCCAGCGCATCATCGACTTGGGACAATACCCCGCCAAGGTAACCGCCACGCTGGATCGAATCGAAGCATTGCGTGATGCCGATATCGTCTTGGTGACCATCCTATCGGGGAGCACGGAAGTCTGGCGCTATGATATTGAGATCCCCAAGCAATACGGCGTGGATATCAACGTGGGCGATACGCGAGGGCCATCCGGCATCTTCCGCGCCTTACGGACCATCCCCGTCATGCTGGATATCGTGTCGGACATGGAACACTATTGCCCAGATGCAACGCTGCTCAATTACACCAACCCCATGGCCATGTTGTGCCGGTCTCTCCAACGCCGCTCATCCATCCGCCTGACTGGTTTGTGCCATAGCGTGCAGGGCACAGCAATGATGCTGGCAGATTGGATTGGCGCTCGTTACAATGAAATCACCTACACCTGCGCCGGGCTTAACCACATGGCCTGGTATCTAAAATATGAATGGAATGGCGTGGATGCTTATCCGCTGATCCGTAAGGCAGTCACGGAGCGCCCGGAGATTTATAACCAGGAGATTGTCCGCAATGAGATGTTCTTGCACCTCGATTATTATGTGACCGAGTCCAGCGGGCATAATTCAGAGTACAATGCCTGGTTCCGTAAACGCCCCGATCTGATTGATAAGTACTGCACCCACGGCACAGGTTGGAACCCGGGAGAATATGCCTATATCCTGAAGGAATACCAGGCTGCTGAGAACACCTGGAAGGATGAGGCCCGCAAGTGGTTTGCTTCCGATACGCCTATCCATCTGGAGCGCGGTGCTGAGTATGCTGCATACATCATCAATGCCCTGATGGGCGGCGATCCCTTCACCTTTAACGGTAACGTTCCCAATACCGGGTTGGTCACCAATCTTCCCGAGGGTGCGTGCGTGGAGGTGCCGGTGTGGGTCAGCCGCAAGGGTTTCGAGCCAGTCTATGTGGGGGCACTATCTCCTCAATGTGCTCCACTCACCAACCTGACCGCTCAGATTGAGGAGATGGCGGTTGAAGCCGCCCTGACCGGCGACCCGCGCATAGTATTCCAGGCGATAGCTTATGACCCGCTCACCTCGGCCGTGCTCTCGCTTGCTGATATTAAGACCATGGTGAACCAAATGTTTGAGAAGAACAGGGATTACCTGGGGTATTTCAAATCGCTCAGCGTATAA
- a CDS encoding short-chain dehydrogenase yields MSENWTVNNIPDLTGKVIIVTGANSGIGLEAAREFARKGATTILACRNMDKARAALKSILAEIPQARAEIMQLDLASLNSIRSFADEFKSRYDRLDVLVNNAGIMMVPYRQTEDGFEAQFGTNHLGHFALTGLLIDLLEKTPGSRVVNISSGGHRMGNMDFNNLLYRGGKGYSRISAYGRSKLANLLFTYELERRLERNGSNPIAVAAHPGLADTHLADHFAGGHLKRFSHIYMKYLAQSASMGALPGIRAAVDPQVRGGQYYGPGGPRERSGYPIVVESNQASHNEADAEHLWQKSEELTGVSYL; encoded by the coding sequence ATGAGTGAGAATTGGACAGTAAATAATATCCCCGATCTTACCGGCAAGGTGATCATTGTCACCGGTGCTAACAGTGGGATTGGATTAGAGGCAGCCAGGGAATTTGCCCGCAAAGGCGCCACCACCATCCTGGCCTGCCGTAATATGGATAAAGCCAGGGCAGCCCTTAAAAGTATCCTGGCTGAGATTCCCCAAGCTAGGGCCGAGATCATGCAGCTCGACCTGGCTAGCCTTAATTCAATCCGCAGCTTCGCAGATGAATTCAAATCTAGGTATGACCGGTTGGATGTACTGGTGAACAATGCCGGGATCATGATGGTGCCCTACAGGCAGACTGAAGACGGTTTTGAAGCGCAATTCGGTACCAATCACTTGGGGCATTTCGCTCTTACCGGGTTGCTGATTGACCTCCTGGAAAAGACACCCGGTTCACGCGTGGTCAACATCAGCAGCGGTGGCCATCGTATGGGGAATATGGATTTCAACAACCTGCTGTATCGGGGTGGTAAAGGCTATTCGCGTATCAGCGCTTACGGCCGCTCAAAACTGGCGAATTTGCTCTTTACATATGAGCTCGAGCGGCGGCTTGAAAGAAACGGCAGCAATCCGATCGCAGTTGCTGCCCACCCAGGGCTTGCTGATACTCACCTGGCTGACCATTTTGCGGGAGGTCACCTAAAAAGGTTCTCACACATATACATGAAGTACCTGGCGCAGAGCGCTTCCATGGGTGCCCTGCCGGGAATCCGCGCAGCAGTCGACCCGCAGGTGCGCGGTGGGCAATATTACGGTCCAGGTGGCCCACGGGAGAGGAGCGGCTATCCCATCGTGGTCGAATCCAACCAGGCCTCGCACAATGAAGCCGATGCCGAACACCTCTGGCAAAAGTCGGAGGAGCTGACCGGTGTAAGCTACCTGTGA
- a CDS encoding excinuclease ABC subunit UvrA → MSANVIRVVGARVHNLKNITVEIPRDKLVVITGLSGSGKSSLAFDTIFAEGQRRYVESLSAYARQFLGQMDKPDVDYIEGLSPAVSIDQKGVSHNPRSTVGTVTEVYDYLRLLYARVGIPHCPECGREVSKQSAQEIVDVVAGLPESSRLLILSPLVRGRKGTHQAVLEEIRKAGFVRTRVDGTVHQLEEDIQMDRYKIHNIEAVVDRVLLHHDPDPQEQKLFVSRLTDSIETALKFGDGYLIIQDITDANSPRDMYFSEHLACPEHGSVLPEIEPRTFSFNTPHGACPDCQGLGGRLEINADLLIPDPDISLTEGAIALPEWSGPKEEGGYYWQSLEAAARYFHIDLNAPVRELSKEKLDIVLYGTHGKEIPITYRRDDNHSYNFEREFEGVISNLMRRFNETNSDYMREKIGAYMSMRTCPTCGGKRLRREATAVTVDDRNIVEVTEWPILHTLDWVRRLCEESTPLNTRQQAIAERILKEIAERLGFLVDVGLDYLTLNRTAGSLSGGEAQRIRLATQIGSHLMGVLYVLDEPSIGLHPRDNTRLLRTLKGLRDLGNSVIVVEHDSETILSADWVLDLGPGAGEHGGKVIAEGPVEAILANPDSLTGAYLSGRLQVDIPRQRRTGNGRKLTIVGARENNLKNIKVNIPLGKFVCITGVSGSGKSTLMIEILYKALAAKLQGAHTQPGEYERIDGIELVDKVINIDQSPIGRTPRSNPGTYTGLFDQIRTLFAELPESKMRGYKPGRFSFNVHGGRCEACQGQGQLRIEMQFLPDVYVPCDVCHGARFNRETLQVHYKNLSIADILDLTVDRALEVFEAFPNMMSRLQTLQDVGLGYIRIGQPAPTLSGGEAQRVKLARELSKRATGRTLYVLDEPSVGLHAADVHKLIEVLQRLVDAGNSVLIIEHNLDIIKVADHIIDLGPEGGDAGGELIAEGSPEEICEVEASYTAKFLRPYVCKEEGMEPIRV, encoded by the coding sequence ATGTCAGCAAATGTCATCCGGGTCGTAGGTGCCCGCGTCCACAACTTAAAAAACATCACCGTCGAGATTCCCCGCGATAAACTGGTGGTCATCACCGGCTTATCCGGTAGCGGGAAATCCTCACTGGCCTTCGACACCATCTTTGCCGAGGGACAGCGGCGATATGTCGAGTCTCTCTCAGCCTATGCACGTCAGTTCCTGGGTCAGATGGACAAACCCGATGTGGACTATATCGAAGGTCTTTCACCGGCAGTGTCTATTGACCAAAAAGGCGTCTCGCACAACCCGCGCTCCACGGTGGGCACGGTAACCGAAGTGTACGACTACCTGCGCTTGCTATATGCACGCGTCGGTATTCCCCACTGCCCGGAGTGCGGGCGTGAGGTGAGCAAGCAAAGTGCCCAGGAAATCGTCGACGTCGTGGCAGGTTTACCTGAGTCCAGCCGCTTGCTGATCCTCTCACCGCTGGTCCGAGGTCGCAAGGGCACTCATCAGGCAGTGCTGGAAGAGATCCGTAAAGCCGGCTTCGTGCGCACCCGCGTGGATGGTACTGTGCATCAGCTGGAAGAGGACATCCAGATGGATCGCTATAAGATCCATAACATCGAGGCCGTGGTTGACCGGGTATTATTGCATCACGACCCCGATCCGCAGGAGCAGAAACTATTCGTAAGCCGCCTGACCGATTCGATCGAGACAGCTTTGAAGTTTGGCGATGGATACCTGATTATTCAGGACATCACGGATGCCAACTCGCCGCGTGACATGTATTTCTCTGAACACCTGGCCTGCCCCGAGCATGGGAGCGTCCTACCGGAGATAGAGCCACGCACCTTTTCATTCAATACGCCCCATGGTGCCTGCCCCGATTGCCAGGGGTTGGGCGGCAGGTTGGAAATTAACGCCGACTTGCTCATCCCTGATCCGGATATCTCCCTCACCGAGGGTGCCATCGCCTTACCCGAATGGAGCGGACCCAAGGAGGAGGGTGGGTATTACTGGCAAAGCCTGGAAGCGGCGGCCAGGTACTTCCATATCGACCTGAATGCCCCTGTGCGAGAACTATCGAAGGAAAAGCTGGATATTGTCCTGTACGGCACACACGGTAAGGAGATCCCCATCACCTACCGGCGTGACGACAATCACTCCTACAACTTCGAACGCGAGTTTGAGGGGGTGATCAGCAACCTGATGCGCCGTTTCAACGAGACCAACTCGGATTATATGCGCGAGAAGATCGGGGCATACATGAGCATGCGCACCTGCCCCACCTGTGGAGGCAAACGCTTGCGCCGCGAAGCTACCGCCGTGACCGTGGATGATCGGAACATTGTGGAAGTTACCGAGTGGCCGATCCTCCACACCCTGGATTGGGTCAGGAGGCTATGTGAGGAAAGCACACCGCTCAACACCCGCCAACAGGCCATCGCTGAGCGTATCCTGAAGGAAATTGCCGAACGGCTGGGCTTCCTGGTGGATGTGGGGCTGGATTACCTGACCCTCAACCGCACTGCTGGTTCGCTTTCGGGTGGTGAAGCCCAACGCATCCGCCTGGCGACCCAAATCGGCTCACACCTGATGGGCGTGCTCTACGTGCTTGACGAGCCATCCATCGGCCTACACCCGCGCGATAATACCCGGCTGTTGCGCACTCTCAAGGGTCTGCGCGACCTGGGCAACTCGGTGATCGTGGTTGAGCATGACTCGGAGACCATTCTCTCAGCCGACTGGGTGCTGGACCTGGGACCAGGAGCAGGCGAGCACGGAGGCAAGGTGATCGCCGAGGGACCTGTGGAGGCGATCCTGGCCAATCCCGATTCTCTCACTGGGGCATACCTCTCCGGCCGCCTGCAGGTAGATATCCCCCGCCAGCGCCGCACCGGCAATGGCAGAAAGCTGACCATTGTGGGGGCGCGCGAGAACAACCTGAAGAACATCAAGGTTAATATCCCGCTGGGAAAATTTGTGTGCATTACCGGGGTCTCCGGCTCGGGTAAATCAACCCTGATGATTGAGATCCTCTACAAGGCGTTAGCAGCCAAATTACAGGGTGCCCACACCCAGCCTGGCGAGTATGAGCGCATCGACGGCATTGAGTTGGTAGACAAGGTGATCAACATCGACCAGTCACCCATCGGGCGCACACCGCGCTCCAACCCCGGCACCTACACCGGCCTGTTCGACCAGATCCGCACCCTGTTTGCCGAGCTGCCCGAGAGCAAGATGCGCGGCTATAAGCCAGGGCGCTTCTCGTTCAATGTGCACGGTGGGCGCTGTGAAGCCTGCCAGGGTCAGGGGCAGCTGCGCATCGAGATGCAGTTCCTGCCGGATGTGTATGTGCCCTGCGATGTGTGCCATGGGGCGCGCTTCAACCGCGAGACCCTGCAGGTGCACTATAAGAACCTCAGCATCGCTGACATTTTGGACCTGACCGTGGACCGTGCCTTGGAGGTGTTCGAGGCTTTCCCCAATATGATGTCGCGCTTGCAAACCCTGCAGGATGTGGGCCTGGGTTATATTCGCATTGGCCAGCCTGCCCCAACCCTTTCCGGCGGAGAAGCTCAGCGTGTCAAGCTGGCCCGCGAGCTCTCCAAGCGTGCCACCGGCCGGACGCTGTATGTACTGGACGAGCCATCGGTGGGTTTGCATGCTGCCGATGTGCATAAGCTGATCGAGGTGCTGCAACGCCTGGTTGATGCTGGGAACAGTGTGCTGATCATTGAGCATAACCTGGATATCATCAAAGTCGCTGACCACATCATCGACCTGGGGCCTGAAGGTGGCGATGCAGGCGGTGAGTTGATTGCCGAAGGCTCGCCGGAGGAGATCTGTGAGGTTGAAGCATCCTACACAGCCAAGTTCCTGCGCCCGTACGTATGCAAGGAAGAGGGGATGGAACCCATCAGGGTGTAG
- a CDS encoding ABC transporter ATP-binding protein: MSLITAHDLTKSFGARDIFSGISLSIPYHARIAIIGPNGIGKTTLLRILAQEEEPSKGVVSQARGLSIGHLAQEAGLESSHTLWEESLIPFQGLGEQETELQRLEQAMADPDAAVRLLEKYGRLQVEFEHQGGYTYIHRIQQVLSGLGFRPDEYQSPLSRLSGGERTRALLARLLLSEPDLLILDEPTNHLDIAAVEWLEGYLRQWEGATLIVSHDRYFLDQVVDTIWEMTRSGFEIYHGNYSAYVMQRSERWERRRELFESEKERLDKDLDYIKKNISGQNVTQARGRLRRLTRRIQAIEQVGLEATLNTKWGELSTSVDTTTSMLSPEEAERHIRSLREPANRPPQLHLHLHTSERSGDIVLRTYDLQIGYPGKTLFYAGDIELRRQQCTALIGPNGAGKTTFLKTILEKVPPVAGEVELGSSLKVGYFAQAHEDLHPELTLVEEIDLVAPKMLLADIRDYLAKFLFTGEDVFKQVEVLSGGERGRLALAKLALSGANLLLLDEPTNHLDIPSQEVLQEVLDAFQGTILLVSHDRYLIDALATQIWEIDEAKGILRTFKGSYSQYHLQLEAERLAQQAAKENAPATRDVERKPSSSGDERRRKKRLAEVEGRIDQLENDLADLGRKLENPPRDAAKVQKMGNEYVRLQQELDTLMNEWGELHG; the protein is encoded by the coding sequence ATGTCGCTAATCACCGCACATGACCTGACCAAATCCTTCGGAGCGCGGGATATCTTCTCGGGGATATCGCTCAGCATTCCCTATCACGCGCGCATCGCTATCATCGGCCCAAATGGGATTGGTAAAACCACGCTGCTGCGCATCCTGGCACAGGAGGAAGAGCCATCAAAAGGAGTTGTCAGCCAGGCGCGGGGTCTATCGATTGGCCACCTGGCACAGGAGGCAGGCCTGGAATCATCGCATACTCTATGGGAGGAAAGCCTTATACCCTTCCAGGGTTTAGGCGAGCAGGAGACAGAGCTTCAACGCCTGGAGCAAGCCATGGCTGATCCTGATGCGGCTGTGCGCCTGCTGGAGAAGTATGGCCGATTGCAGGTGGAGTTCGAGCACCAAGGTGGTTACACCTATATTCACCGTATCCAACAGGTGCTTTCAGGCCTGGGTTTCAGGCCAGATGAATACCAATCTCCTCTCTCAAGGCTTTCGGGGGGCGAGCGGACGCGTGCCTTGTTGGCACGCCTGTTGCTTTCTGAGCCCGACCTGCTGATCCTGGATGAACCCACCAACCACCTGGATATCGCTGCCGTTGAGTGGCTCGAAGGTTATCTGCGCCAGTGGGAAGGTGCTACTCTGATCGTCTCACATGACCGGTATTTCCTGGACCAGGTGGTCGACACCATCTGGGAGATGACGCGCTCGGGATTTGAAATCTACCACGGGAACTATTCCGCCTATGTGATGCAGCGGAGCGAGCGTTGGGAACGGCGGCGGGAGCTTTTTGAGTCAGAGAAGGAACGCCTCGATAAGGACCTGGATTACATCAAGAAAAATATTTCCGGGCAGAACGTGACCCAGGCGCGAGGCAGGCTACGCCGGCTGACACGCCGCATACAAGCCATTGAGCAGGTAGGATTGGAAGCTACCCTGAATACCAAATGGGGTGAGCTAAGCACCAGTGTGGATACCACCACGAGCATGCTGAGCCCTGAGGAAGCCGAGCGGCATATCAGGAGTTTACGCGAACCAGCCAATCGCCCACCCCAATTGCACCTGCACCTGCACACTAGTGAGCGCTCGGGTGATATTGTCCTGCGCACTTACGATCTGCAGATCGGTTATCCTGGCAAGACGCTGTTTTATGCCGGTGATATTGAGCTACGACGGCAACAATGCACAGCCTTGATCGGCCCGAATGGGGCTGGAAAGACCACATTCCTAAAAACCATCCTGGAAAAAGTGCCTCCAGTGGCGGGTGAAGTGGAGCTGGGCTCCAGCCTGAAGGTGGGTTACTTTGCCCAGGCCCATGAAGACCTGCACCCTGAGCTTACCCTGGTGGAGGAGATTGACCTGGTGGCACCCAAGATGCTACTGGCCGATATTCGTGATTACCTGGCAAAATTCCTGTTCACCGGCGAGGATGTGTTCAAGCAGGTGGAGGTGCTATCAGGTGGCGAGCGCGGCCGGTTGGCATTGGCTAAGCTGGCTCTCTCGGGCGCCAACCTGCTCTTGTTGGATGAGCCCACCAATCACCTGGACATCCCTTCCCAGGAAGTGCTGCAGGAAGTACTGGATGCTTTCCAAGGCACCATCCTGCTTGTCTCACATGACCGCTACCTGATTGATGCCCTGGCCACCCAGATCTGGGAGATCGATGAGGCAAAAGGCATTTTACGCACCTTCAAGGGCAGCTATAGCCAGTACCACCTGCAACTAGAAGCGGAACGCCTGGCACAGCAGGCAGCCAAAGAAAATGCTCCTGCTACAAGGGATGTGGAGCGGAAACCCTCATCTTCAGGGGACGAGCGGCGAAGAAAGAAACGCCTAGCGGAGGTGGAAGGGCGGATCGACCAGCTTGAAAACGACCTGGCAGATCTGGGCCGCAAGCTGGAAAACCCTCCCAGAGATGCTGCCAAGGTGCAAAAAATGGGGAACGAATATGTGCGCCTCCAGCAGGAACTGGATACGTTGATGAACGAGTGGGGAGAGTTGCACGGATGA
- a CDS encoding stage V sporulation protein S, whose translation MDIIKVSGTSRTSAVAGAIAGVIREHKHAEVQAIGASAINQAVKAMALARGYLTNDGIDIIVIPEFVDVQIDDKVRTAIKFTVEPR comes from the coding sequence ATGGATATAATCAAGGTTTCAGGCACCTCTCGCACTTCCGCTGTAGCTGGCGCAATTGCCGGGGTAATCCGTGAGCATAAACATGCCGAAGTCCAGGCAATCGGAGCAAGCGCAATAAACCAGGCAGTCAAGGCGATGGCTCTTGCTCGTGGCTATTTGACTAATGACGGGATTGACATCATTGTCATTCCTGAATTCGTGGATGTTCAGATTGATGACAAAGTGCGCACAGCCATAAAATTCACGGTGGAGCCACGCTGA
- a CDS encoding epimerase encodes MNFLITGAAGFLGSALANRLAWEGHQVRGLDDLSTGDPNALHPEVLFTRGDVNDRPKLWTLLQDVDCVYHLAARVSVPESVLYPREYNAVNVGGTVSLMEAMRDVGVRRVVLISSGAVYGDQGDQPLSETASPYPRSPYAVSKLAAEYYLRSIGDLWGIETVSLRVFNAYGQGQHLPPAHPPVIPFMLKQAMRSGTIIIHGDGTQTRDYVYVDDVVSAMVAASTAPDLDNLVINVGSGTEVCVRDLASLVIQVTGGKAEIVYNPRTDPGVSRMCADLTLARSRLSYQPTFSLAEGLKLTLDRDLRFRKDATRPLQMPTSNP; translated from the coding sequence ATGAATTTTCTCATCACTGGAGCGGCGGGCTTTTTAGGATCAGCTCTGGCTAACCGCCTGGCATGGGAGGGGCACCAGGTCCGAGGTCTGGATGATCTTTCTACGGGGGATCCAAACGCGCTCCACCCCGAGGTGTTGTTCACCCGCGGTGACGTCAATGACCGGCCAAAATTGTGGACGCTCCTGCAGGATGTGGATTGCGTCTACCACTTAGCCGCGCGGGTATCTGTGCCCGAATCGGTCCTCTATCCGAGAGAATACAATGCTGTAAATGTTGGCGGCACGGTCAGCTTGATGGAAGCCATGCGCGACGTGGGTGTCCGGCGGGTTGTACTGATTTCATCCGGTGCAGTATACGGTGATCAAGGGGATCAGCCATTATCTGAAACTGCCTCACCTTACCCCCGCTCACCGTATGCCGTTTCCAAGCTGGCAGCCGAATATTACCTGCGCTCGATTGGTGATTTGTGGGGGATTGAAACCGTCAGCTTGAGGGTATTTAACGCATACGGGCAAGGTCAGCATTTACCTCCTGCCCATCCACCCGTTATCCCGTTCATGCTAAAGCAAGCCATGCGCAGCGGCACCATCATCATCCACGGTGATGGCACCCAAACCCGTGACTATGTGTATGTGGACGATGTGGTGAGTGCCATGGTGGCTGCCTCCACTGCTCCCGACCTGGATAACCTGGTCATCAATGTTGGCAGTGGAACCGAAGTCTGCGTGCGCGACCTGGCGAGCCTGGTTATCCAGGTAACTGGTGGGAAAGCTGAGATTGTGTATAACCCGCGCACCGATCCAGGCGTTTCGCGCATGTGTGCCGATCTCACCCTGGCACGCTCGAGACTGAGCTACCAGCCGACATTCTCGCTGGCGGAAGGACTGAAATTGACCTTAGACCGGGATCTGCGCTTCCGAAAAGATGCTACCCGGCCTCTTCAAATGCCGACCAGCAATCCATGA